Proteins encoded in a region of the Pseudomonas denitrificans (nom. rej.) genome:
- the zorA1 gene encoding type I Zorya anti-phage system protein ZorA1 gives MDFTNWLDLLGKATHEQLTAPAFVVSLVTLLCLWYGVRYFLYSFVLSRRIKRVSKEVRAVGELPPAKRRGALAQVFQKPPLQHAWQEYAETLHDQFEVRDGERQLLRSRATAGAGHFFTSQTVVETPLGTEFYKHLPGILTGIGIVGTFFGLMLGLQHFNPGTPEQVNASVDQLLKDVLFAFLGSFFSIFASIAVTLTEKWRLGRCYKHLEKLTEAIDGLFDSGVGEEYLAELVKSSNESSIQTRQLKDSLVTDLREMLQNLVDTQVRESLKLADTLSASYRDSGQVLAEQIGGAIESSLKAPLEQIAGAVQSASGDQSNQVQSLLQDVLVAFMNKLESTFGQQFNGLHEMMGQSVAAMQSMQQGFNSLVDDMRSASESSTQNSAKMIAQLLADMQAGQNSMQAGMNEMLANLQASIARIGSEGEGAGERMAQQLEKLFAESEARQQAMAENLQAFIETMKQNIGQGQQETMAKIAGSVDVLGEQLGAMFKQMEQGRAQMDQATKVAQVELHRGTREMVGGLEKQVNDLLDAVAEQSGSMQDTVKLLSAQTEQHLQSMQAGAEKMRIAAERFETAGQSVTKASEATTGMLGAIQGSGTELVSASRELGSIVADYRNNRDALAQTLSVIQGVVASAQSEASGRTQYLLDMRQQSERLQALNREVHDYLEQISGVLSKGFGEFTEGVDRSLRQTLGSLDAELHKAMTSLAGGVEGVKESLEDFSDIMESIQKK, from the coding sequence ATGGACTTCACGAATTGGTTGGATTTGCTAGGGAAAGCAACGCACGAGCAATTGACTGCGCCCGCCTTCGTGGTGAGCTTGGTGACGTTGCTATGCCTTTGGTACGGCGTGCGTTACTTCCTGTATTCGTTCGTTCTGAGCCGCCGCATCAAACGGGTGTCGAAGGAGGTTCGCGCCGTCGGCGAGCTGCCACCGGCCAAGCGTCGCGGCGCACTGGCGCAGGTATTCCAGAAGCCTCCTCTGCAACATGCGTGGCAGGAATACGCGGAGACGCTGCACGACCAATTTGAAGTGCGCGATGGCGAGCGGCAGCTGCTGCGCTCTCGGGCCACGGCTGGCGCTGGGCACTTCTTCACGTCTCAGACAGTGGTGGAAACACCGCTTGGCACTGAGTTCTACAAGCACTTGCCGGGCATTCTGACCGGCATTGGGATTGTTGGTACCTTCTTCGGCTTGATGCTGGGCCTGCAGCATTTCAATCCAGGTACGCCCGAGCAGGTCAACGCCAGCGTCGACCAGTTGCTCAAGGACGTACTGTTTGCCTTCCTGGGCTCCTTCTTCTCGATCTTTGCCTCCATCGCCGTCACGCTCACCGAGAAGTGGCGCTTGGGACGCTGCTACAAGCACCTGGAAAAACTGACCGAGGCCATCGACGGCCTGTTCGATAGCGGCGTCGGCGAGGAGTACCTAGCCGAGCTGGTGAAATCGAGCAACGAAAGCTCGATCCAGACCCGCCAACTGAAGGACAGCCTGGTTACCGACCTGCGCGAGATGCTGCAGAACCTGGTGGACACCCAGGTGCGCGAAAGCCTGAAGCTGGCTGACACCCTATCCGCCAGTTACCGCGACTCCGGCCAGGTGCTAGCCGAGCAGATTGGCGGTGCGATCGAAAGCAGTCTGAAGGCGCCGCTGGAGCAGATCGCCGGGGCCGTGCAATCGGCGAGTGGCGATCAGAGCAACCAGGTGCAGAGCCTGCTGCAGGATGTGCTGGTGGCCTTCATGAACAAGCTGGAGAGCACCTTCGGCCAGCAGTTCAATGGCCTGCACGAAATGATGGGGCAGTCGGTAGCTGCCATGCAGTCCATGCAGCAGGGCTTCAATAGCCTGGTGGACGACATGCGTTCGGCTAGCGAGAGCTCCACACAGAACAGCGCGAAAATGATCGCGCAGCTCCTGGCCGATATGCAGGCCGGACAGAACAGCATGCAAGCTGGTATGAACGAGATGCTGGCTAATCTGCAGGCCTCCATTGCGCGAATCGGCAGTGAAGGTGAGGGGGCCGGCGAGCGTATGGCTCAGCAACTCGAGAAGCTCTTCGCCGAAAGCGAGGCGCGCCAGCAAGCCATGGCGGAAAACCTGCAGGCCTTTATCGAGACGATGAAGCAGAACATCGGCCAGGGGCAGCAGGAAACCATGGCCAAAATCGCCGGCTCGGTGGATGTTCTTGGCGAGCAATTGGGCGCCATGTTCAAGCAGATGGAGCAGGGCCGCGCGCAGATGGACCAGGCTACTAAGGTTGCCCAGGTTGAGCTGCACCGCGGTACTCGCGAGATGGTTGGTGGTCTTGAGAAGCAGGTCAATGACCTGTTGGATGCGGTGGCTGAGCAGAGCGGCTCCATGCAGGACACCGTCAAGCTGCTCAGCGCTCAGACCGAGCAACATTTGCAGAGCATGCAAGCTGGCGCGGAGAAGATGCGTATCGCCGCTGAGCGCTTCGAAACAGCAGGGCAGAGTGTCACGAAGGCCAGCGAAGCCACCACAGGCATGCTAGGTGCTATCCAGGGATCTGGAACCGAGCTGGTGAGCGCTTCGCGCGAGCTTGGCAGTATCGTGGCCGACTATCGCAACAACCGCGACGCCTTGGCTCAAACGCTGAGCGTGATTCAAGGCGTGGTTGCCAGCGCGCAAAGCGAGGCATCCGGACGCACCCAGTACCTGCTAGACATGAGGCAGCAGAGCGAGCGGTTGCAAGCGCTGAACCGTGAGGTTCATGACTACCTCGAGCAGATCAGTGGTGTGCTTAGCAAAGGCTTCGGTGAGTTCACCGAGGGCGTCGACCGGAGCCTGCGCCAGACCCTGGGCAGCCTGGATGCCGAATTGCACAAGGCCATGACCAGCTTGGCCGGTGGCGTCGAGGGTGTGAAGGAAAGCCTGGAAGACTTCAGCGACATCATGGAAAGCATCCAGAAAAAGTGA
- the zorB1 gene encoding type I Zorya anti-phage system protein ZorB1 yields MFGKSAAPARARDEGEKPFWISFADLMTAMMILFLVVMVASLSSVTQRIQQVEQGEKQRGSEIERLCEGLKLKAGNLNSTIVVDCHDNRISFGEAGRFGHNQYLLNAQGQKALQDVVPLILDAADSEEGRKWLKQVVIEGFTDTDGSYLYNLHLSLQRSEWVMCSLLDSRSPVQQGISAERQQQIRSMFLAGGVSFNNAKESKEESRRVELRMQFFGLKDKEQLAKEDQPVFTTTALEKCQLEMR; encoded by the coding sequence ATGTTTGGCAAATCAGCCGCCCCTGCTCGGGCACGGGACGAAGGCGAGAAGCCCTTCTGGATATCCTTCGCCGACCTGATGACGGCGATGATGATCCTGTTTTTGGTGGTGATGGTGGCCTCGCTAAGTTCTGTGACGCAGCGTATCCAGCAGGTCGAGCAAGGCGAGAAGCAGCGGGGAAGTGAAATCGAGAGGCTGTGTGAGGGCCTTAAGCTTAAAGCCGGGAATCTGAACTCCACGATTGTTGTGGACTGCCACGATAACCGCATCAGCTTTGGCGAGGCGGGTCGCTTCGGGCACAACCAGTACTTGCTCAACGCCCAGGGACAGAAAGCCCTGCAGGATGTCGTGCCGCTGATTCTGGACGCGGCCGACAGCGAGGAAGGGCGCAAGTGGCTCAAGCAGGTGGTGATCGAGGGCTTCACCGATACCGACGGCTCCTATCTGTACAATCTGCACCTGTCCCTGCAGCGCTCCGAGTGGGTGATGTGCAGCCTGCTCGATAGCCGCAGCCCGGTGCAGCAAGGGATTTCGGCGGAACGTCAGCAACAGATTCGCTCGATGTTCCTGGCCGGCGGCGTGTCGTTCAACAACGCCAAGGAGAGCAAGGAAGAAAGCCGGCGCGTTGAACTGCGCATGCAGTTCTTCGGGCTGAAAGACAAGGAGCAACTGGCGAAAGAAGACCAGCCCGTCTTCACGACCACGGCACTGGAGAAGTGCCAACTGGAGATGCGCTAG
- the zorC gene encoding type I Zorya anti-phage system protein ZorC, whose protein sequence is MSRALSSLSDAIARSLQRQQERTADTGLNGFVDLQRANEDLTRRFNQVEKALPPPQEKRREALRKFRRDKQLSSTPSEYRPVFAGLADKDDGGLPVLEDDFLFELVHREVSIRSDQQKLSRKDWLALCYSYFFYDHAKPADNSNWRVLRSDIDQGLDAVKRRIGREKEWMRIVQQHRELFGDQAGKQLAEEIFAGRAKDLSALQTIAQVPDSSWLWTRIFDVLLSCIDDLDDDTLVRRLSELIELGQLNKRYMDKVLSACLTRYYRSRFREQSSSLLKQAALEHWGSPQLRSDQNRWLNHVEQPVCAMVMAWFAKEDLEHFFRLLKGEAEVDHSRLFYWLRFANQMSYTRIVMGNDAWNDRGSDFVAFREKNKGRLSQLTGASRHVSAVVMQIGQFFFVEFSGTGHACYVYKADRAPFNPDRTKLDLTTELKQQGRELKRMSHSPAPRRPNLVEGWLEKFDTELRELGIVPQSPSGHNEPRKAGSQSSIETQLAAQLQHVSYQLMDNRSKGGALMVKLARDDARARVALARLGFKEMNKNPLTFWRS, encoded by the coding sequence ATGAGTCGGGCGTTGTCGTCTCTCTCCGATGCCATAGCACGTAGCTTGCAGCGCCAGCAGGAACGCACGGCGGATACCGGGCTGAATGGCTTTGTCGATTTGCAACGTGCAAACGAGGATCTTACTCGGCGCTTCAACCAAGTCGAGAAGGCTCTGCCTCCACCTCAAGAGAAGCGGAGGGAAGCACTGCGCAAGTTTAGGCGTGATAAGCAATTAAGCTCTACGCCCTCGGAATACAGGCCTGTGTTTGCTGGCTTGGCAGATAAAGATGATGGCGGCCTGCCGGTGCTTGAGGATGACTTCCTATTTGAATTGGTGCATCGAGAAGTCTCCATTCGAAGTGACCAACAAAAGCTGAGCCGAAAGGATTGGTTAGCACTTTGCTACAGCTATTTTTTCTACGATCACGCCAAGCCGGCAGATAACTCCAATTGGCGGGTCCTGCGCAGCGATATCGATCAAGGCCTTGATGCGGTCAAACGGCGCATCGGTCGCGAGAAAGAATGGATGCGGATTGTCCAGCAGCACCGCGAGCTGTTCGGTGATCAGGCGGGAAAACAGCTCGCGGAGGAAATCTTTGCGGGGCGCGCCAAGGACCTGTCCGCTCTGCAGACCATCGCACAGGTGCCGGATAGCAGCTGGTTATGGACGCGCATCTTTGATGTGTTGCTGTCGTGCATCGATGATCTGGATGACGACACCTTAGTGCGGCGCCTGTCGGAGCTGATTGAGTTGGGGCAGTTGAATAAACGGTACATGGATAAGGTGCTCAGCGCCTGCCTGACCCGGTATTACCGCTCGCGTTTTCGCGAACAGTCTTCTTCTCTGCTCAAGCAAGCCGCGCTGGAGCACTGGGGTAGTCCGCAACTTCGCTCAGACCAAAACCGCTGGCTAAACCATGTGGAGCAGCCCGTTTGCGCCATGGTGATGGCCTGGTTCGCTAAGGAGGACCTGGAGCACTTCTTCAGGCTGCTCAAGGGCGAGGCGGAAGTTGATCATTCGCGTCTGTTCTATTGGCTGCGCTTTGCCAATCAAATGAGCTATACGCGGATCGTGATGGGTAATGATGCCTGGAATGACCGTGGCAGTGACTTCGTGGCCTTCCGCGAGAAAAACAAAGGGCGTTTGAGCCAGTTGACAGGGGCCTCTCGTCACGTCAGCGCCGTAGTCATGCAGATCGGCCAATTCTTTTTTGTTGAGTTCTCCGGAACAGGGCATGCCTGCTATGTCTACAAAGCAGATCGAGCACCTTTCAACCCGGATCGGACAAAACTCGATCTAACCACTGAGCTGAAGCAGCAGGGGCGTGAGCTAAAGCGTATGTCTCACTCGCCGGCACCGAGACGCCCCAATCTCGTTGAAGGTTGGCTAGAAAAGTTCGACACCGAGCTCCGGGAATTGGGCATCGTTCCTCAGTCCCCTAGTGGCCACAACGAGCCCCGGAAAGCTGGAAGCCAGTCGTCCATTGAGACCCAGTTGGCAGCCCAACTGCAGCACGTTAGCTACCAGCTGATGGACAACCGCAGCAAAGGTGGCGCCTTGATGGTCAAGCTTGCACGTGATGATGCGCGGGCCAGGGTTGCGCTAGCGCGGTTGGGATTTAAAGAGATGAACAAGAACCCGCTGACATTCTGGAGAAGCTAA
- the zorD gene encoding type I Zorya anti-phage system protein ZorD: MLGRFFSRSERNAQKSNEAFKPQVDELGLCYPLSLAQSEVHWPLAAYLDQLFEEDFASQLSERWLLPWDALYQLLDDPEHQTSLPLLGIPTEANFQPLLASSGSLAEAGFKVFIQGWRDPKTGAAVSIDLLGPVVRQGERTELLPHAVWSLLQAVRRLSAAQKEAPGEATNQIGWANIRKQAKKANAGMDGFLDKTVVVKPERLQLKPRKSMVGGTPVIELEASFDGQPANWMASFDGYKQVQDRYRVTGDDGTVTHVLIEPEVKAVLESVRALPGRRVAGDEALSLIRNPYSVIGDAAQKVVDPEEYEAGLADAGIHFHRFRIEPALSADGRQIESVGLYLDPIAASPEPEVEFRFAAAHELAPFVHELQVKLAAGLPAGLWQGYELELSDFDLAQLAGISGLLSDWQRQEAGRTFDAVLDLASYGDRVIGIGEAERITSPFLVKESTENWLPDDVKALGIDGELLNSWDPANREHFNEFEHRLDQARKAGDEQVHLPGSETPLPLKAAEQLYDAWSRKLNPGETNAAGSEKADKAPRAVLQIEHNIEDAAYAQTREAALMAAHNANADLPELLRPEIQLREHQLKGVAWMQHLFKLAPDRVAGCLLADDMGLGKTIQLLTFVTWYLEQQPEGDPVLIVAPVSLLDNWERELQRFFYADALPVLKLYGSALSAVKFRKEEIPNELQAKGIKNLLRPGWMADARIVLTTYETLRDQEFSLARQQWAIVICDEAQKIKNPAALITQAAKAIPARFRVACTGTPVENTLIDLWCLFDFIQPGFLGGLNQFGREYQRPIEASAERNTAALERLRGLIEPQTLRRTKQDVAKDLPAKIEDQASRSLPMHTLQRNLYLSEVAQYSQKQQMQEQLEQRESGMLGLLHRLKLVCAHPFSVQPDPRLREHSPKLQWMLAQLERIKHSGNGDKVILFTELRDIQRELQHAIQERFGFKPTVINGDTSTSSQSAQSRQRLIDRFQEEPGFSVIILSTVAVGFGVNVQAANHVIHFTRCWNPAKEDQATDRAYRIGQEKDVYVYYPTIRDPSMPTFEATLDELLQKRRALARDMLHGASEIKAAEFGEVLRAQG, encoded by the coding sequence ATGCTCGGGCGATTCTTTTCAAGGAGTGAGCGGAACGCTCAAAAATCGAATGAAGCGTTTAAGCCACAGGTCGATGAGCTGGGGCTCTGTTATCCGCTGAGTTTGGCTCAAAGCGAGGTCCATTGGCCGCTGGCGGCTTATCTCGACCAGTTGTTCGAAGAGGATTTCGCCTCGCAACTCAGTGAGCGTTGGCTGTTGCCTTGGGATGCGCTTTACCAACTGCTGGACGATCCCGAGCATCAAACCAGCCTGCCGCTTCTGGGCATTCCGACGGAAGCCAATTTTCAGCCGCTGTTGGCTAGTAGTGGCAGCCTCGCCGAAGCGGGCTTCAAGGTGTTCATCCAGGGCTGGCGAGATCCCAAAACCGGCGCTGCCGTGAGCATTGATCTCCTGGGGCCTGTCGTTCGCCAGGGAGAGCGTACCGAGTTGCTGCCCCATGCGGTGTGGTCACTGCTGCAAGCTGTGCGGCGCTTGAGTGCGGCGCAAAAGGAAGCGCCCGGAGAGGCTACCAACCAGATCGGTTGGGCGAATATCCGCAAGCAGGCCAAGAAGGCCAACGCTGGGATGGATGGTTTTCTCGACAAAACGGTTGTGGTCAAGCCTGAGCGGCTGCAGCTGAAACCCAGGAAAAGTATGGTGGGCGGCACCCCGGTCATCGAGCTTGAAGCGTCCTTCGACGGGCAGCCGGCCAACTGGATGGCGAGCTTCGATGGCTACAAGCAGGTGCAGGATAGGTACCGTGTGACGGGCGACGATGGAACGGTCACCCACGTGCTGATCGAGCCTGAGGTCAAGGCGGTGCTGGAATCGGTGAGGGCTCTACCCGGCCGGCGCGTGGCGGGCGACGAGGCATTGTCGCTGATTCGAAACCCCTACAGCGTCATTGGCGACGCCGCTCAGAAGGTGGTCGATCCGGAAGAGTACGAGGCCGGTCTCGCGGACGCCGGTATTCATTTCCATCGCTTTCGTATTGAGCCGGCACTGAGTGCCGATGGACGGCAGATTGAGTCTGTCGGCCTATACCTGGACCCGATCGCGGCGTCGCCGGAGCCCGAGGTCGAATTCCGTTTTGCGGCGGCTCACGAGCTAGCGCCATTTGTGCATGAGTTGCAAGTCAAGCTGGCGGCGGGGTTGCCTGCGGGGCTTTGGCAGGGCTATGAGCTCGAGCTGAGCGACTTCGACCTGGCCCAACTGGCGGGGATTAGCGGATTGCTCAGCGATTGGCAGCGGCAGGAAGCCGGTCGGACCTTCGATGCAGTATTGGACCTAGCTTCCTACGGGGATCGCGTCATCGGTATCGGTGAAGCGGAGCGCATCACTTCGCCGTTTTTAGTCAAGGAGTCCACCGAGAACTGGTTGCCGGACGACGTCAAGGCATTGGGTATTGATGGCGAGCTGCTGAACAGCTGGGATCCCGCGAACCGCGAACACTTCAACGAGTTTGAGCACCGTCTCGATCAGGCCCGCAAGGCTGGCGACGAGCAAGTGCATCTGCCAGGTAGCGAGACGCCCTTGCCCCTGAAAGCGGCTGAGCAGCTGTACGACGCTTGGTCCAGAAAGCTCAATCCAGGTGAGACAAACGCTGCGGGCAGTGAGAAAGCAGACAAGGCTCCCAGGGCCGTGCTGCAGATCGAGCACAACATCGAAGACGCCGCTTATGCCCAGACCCGCGAGGCAGCGTTGATGGCGGCACACAATGCCAACGCGGATCTCCCAGAGTTACTGCGGCCCGAAATCCAGTTGCGAGAGCATCAGCTGAAGGGCGTGGCCTGGATGCAGCATTTGTTCAAGCTGGCGCCGGATCGAGTCGCCGGTTGCTTGCTGGCCGACGACATGGGCCTGGGCAAGACCATCCAGCTGTTGACGTTCGTGACCTGGTACCTGGAGCAGCAACCCGAGGGTGATCCCGTCCTGATCGTGGCGCCGGTGTCCCTGCTGGACAACTGGGAGCGCGAGCTGCAGCGGTTCTTCTACGCGGATGCGCTGCCGGTGCTGAAACTCTACGGCAGCGCGCTGAGCGCTGTGAAGTTCAGGAAGGAAGAGATACCGAACGAACTGCAAGCGAAAGGCATCAAGAACCTACTGCGCCCCGGCTGGATGGCAGATGCGCGTATTGTCTTGACCACCTACGAGACGCTTCGGGATCAGGAGTTTTCTCTGGCCCGCCAGCAGTGGGCGATTGTGATCTGCGATGAAGCGCAGAAGATCAAGAACCCGGCGGCACTCATCACCCAGGCGGCGAAAGCCATTCCCGCGCGCTTCCGGGTGGCCTGCACCGGTACGCCGGTCGAGAACACCCTGATCGACCTGTGGTGTCTGTTCGACTTCATCCAGCCAGGATTCCTGGGCGGTTTGAACCAGTTCGGTCGCGAGTACCAGCGGCCAATCGAGGCCAGCGCCGAGCGAAATACCGCGGCGCTCGAACGGCTGCGTGGCTTGATCGAGCCGCAAACCCTGCGACGTACCAAGCAGGATGTGGCAAAGGATCTTCCCGCCAAGATCGAGGACCAGGCCAGCCGGTCGCTGCCGATGCATACGTTGCAGCGCAATCTCTATCTGTCCGAGGTCGCCCAGTACAGTCAGAAGCAGCAGATGCAGGAGCAACTGGAGCAACGCGAAAGCGGCATGCTCGGCCTGCTACATCGCCTTAAGCTGGTGTGCGCGCATCCCTTCAGCGTGCAGCCTGATCCGCGCTTGCGGGAGCACTCTCCCAAGCTGCAATGGATGTTGGCCCAGCTGGAGCGCATCAAGCATTCGGGCAATGGTGACAAGGTCATCCTGTTTACCGAGCTGCGGGACATTCAGCGCGAGCTTCAACACGCCATCCAGGAGCGCTTCGGCTTCAAGCCGACCGTGATCAACGGCGACACCAGCACCAGCAGCCAAAGTGCACAAAGTCGCCAGCGCTTGATCGATCGCTTCCAGGAGGAGCCTGGCTTCTCGGTGATCATTCTCTCGACGGTAGCGGTTGGCTTCGGCGTTAACGTACAAGCTGCGAACCACGTGATCCATTTCACCCGCTGCTGGAACCCCGCCAAAGAAGATCAGGCAACAGACCGCGCCTACCGCATCGGCCAGGAGAAGGACGTGTACGTCTATTACCCGACCATCCGCGACCCCAGCATGCCGACATTCGAAGCCACGCTGGATGAGCTTTTGCAGAAGCGGCGTGCCTTGGCGCGAGACATGTTGCACGGCGCTTCGGAAATCAAGGCAGCGGAGTTTGGTGAGGTTTTGAGAGCGCAGGGATGA